The following proteins come from a genomic window of Candidatus Poribacteria bacterium:
- a CDS encoding LamG domain-containing protein encodes MKRLNYLLLFTLTIAIFSYNVYAATVVTDGLVSYWTFDRQDIAGGTVKDVWGENDGTIVGAPKIVDGQVGEALEFDGSDDYVNLTNLGNFGENVGTSTFEAWVKTDFKKDWTTLFKVLDQGCNMAWAIDVNRSAKAGFPLAEDIVHYYVRQKSPAGCNAIAVEIEFALSDGKWHHIVFAIVDAGKSEVGIYMDGEPQEVIEGAVKDLDTFIPFVEPVYIGAANNRGNVERFFPGVIDEVRIYDRPLTAAEVTRNFESKIGLSVQPAEKLPIVWATLKTVR; translated from the coding sequence ATGAAAAGGCTAAACTATCTCCTCTTATTCACGTTAACGATCGCTATATTTTCCTACAATGTGTATGCAGCAACCGTAGTGACAGATGGACTCGTGAGTTATTGGACGTTTGATCGGCAAGACATTGCCGGTGGCACAGTCAAAGATGTCTGGGGTGAGAATGACGGCACTATAGTCGGTGCGCCGAAAATCGTCGATGGACAGGTCGGAGAAGCCCTCGAATTTGACGGGAGCGACGATTATGTCAACTTGACAAACCTCGGCAATTTTGGGGAGAATGTCGGGACATCTACCTTTGAAGCCTGGGTTAAAACAGATTTCAAAAAGGATTGGACGACACTTTTCAAAGTGCTCGATCAGGGATGCAATATGGCGTGGGCGATTGATGTCAATCGGAGCGCAAAAGCGGGTTTTCCGCTTGCTGAAGATATTGTCCACTATTACGTCCGCCAGAAATCGCCAGCCGGATGCAACGCCATCGCTGTTGAGATCGAGTTCGCCTTGTCGGATGGCAAATGGCACCACATCGTTTTCGCAATTGTAGACGCCGGTAAGTCCGAGGTCGGCATCTATATGGACGGTGAACCACAGGAGGTTATCGAAGGGGCTGTAAAAGATCTTGACACGTTTATCCCGTTTGTGGAGCCTGTCTATATCGGTGCCGCAAACAATCGCGGGAACGTTGAGCGGTTTTTCCCCGGCGTCATTGATGAAGTCCGCATATACGATCGACCCCTCACCGCCGCCGAAGTGACCCGGAATTTTGAATCGAAAATCGGATTGTCCGTTCAACCCGCTGAGAAACTCCCTATCGTCTGGGCGACCCTCAAGACAGTAAGGTAA